DNA sequence from the Nitrososphaerota archaeon genome:
CCAGTACCGGAAACATTGGAACTCCCAAAACAAAAATCTGAAAATTAGCACTAAACTTATAAGACTTTTAGCGACAATAATGGTGTTGAGCAGCAAACCAACATCTAGTCATGCATATGGAATTGGCATTATAACATTGCTCGTTGGGGTGTCGATTGGAGTCGGTTACTATCAGATTTATTATCTTCCGGAATCAATGGCAAAGCCAAAGGTATCTGAAGCAATCCTAAACCCATCTGACGAAATTGAGGTAAAAATGGTCGAAGGCTCTGGCAACCCTGAGCAAAAGGATAACTATATTCCAAAGACAATCAATGTTCAGCTGGGAATCGATAACCGTGTTATCTGGGTAAACTATGATGCAACTCCTCACACTGTATCGCCAAACAAGGCGACTGAGGACTCGTACAGCGGAGAATTTGGCTCACCAGGCGTCGTAAAGCCTGGAGAAAACTATGAATTCCTCTTTACAGAGGCTACAGAAATTGAATATCACTGCTCTCCACATCCATGGATGAAGGGCAAAGTAGTGGTAACAAAGCAGAGATTCTAGGAAAAACTAGCAAAAACAACGTCACTTTCAATTTCTTTGTGTTGCTCTATTATTGATGCGCGAAACTTGACGTCGTGCTTTTGTGCAGGCTCAAAGGTAATCTGCGCAGTAAAGTCGGCCTTGTTGTTTGGCATGGATTCCCGGCTTATGAAAAGCCTCGAACTGCGCTGAGATATTTTTTTGCCGTTATGCGATGTAAATAACATGAGTTCATTGGATCCGAGAATTTGGGTGTTAAGGACAATGCTATCGTATTTTCCGGAATAATTTACCAGTATAGTACCTATGATGTCTGAATTTGGACTAATGTTTTTGTTCTGTAGGACTATCTCGATATCTTTCATTGTATGCCGCAGGGTGTGATGTTAAATAATTTTTTAGGTGGCGGGCCAGAAGGGCTTCGATCCCTTGACCACTGGATTAGAAGTCCAGCACTCTATCCATGCT
Encoded proteins:
- a CDS encoding copper-binding protein, with translation MVLSSKPTSSHAYGIGIITLLVGVSIGVGYYQIYYLPESMAKPKVSEAILNPSDEIEVKMVEGSGNPEQKDNYIPKTINVQLGIDNRVIWVNYDATPHTVSPNKATEDSYSGEFGSPGVVKPGENYEFLFTEATEIEYHCSPHPWMKGKVVVTKQRF